In a genomic window of Rhododendron vialii isolate Sample 1 chromosome 12a, ASM3025357v1:
- the LOC131310955 gene encoding uncharacterized protein LOC131310955: protein MESSIVLLCKYGSKTLVVSVRRDFCFDDVVRSLVKKWPNLETSSFQLLYAVGGHDNCVLDNDADFVNMFALAGAYGVSCIDVVVEVLSSCADHNNRSIVVESVECRRSFEVGQSSTMHEVEEDPLERFCQHHETVRLSAGWAKLITHVGQEFRGGVKEFRDCLAMYAIEVGFVYKFLKNDKTRVTAECSKKHTESGCQWFIHATIERSNSFFCIREFEKNHSCVGVFASSKNPRMSSKLVAKQIREEVRTKTNYAPIEAVKFFEKYYGSKISYHHAWFGVEKAGDELYGDYALSFDLLRWYAEVAKEKNPGSVIDVEYCDKTNCFRRIFVAFDACIKGFNYCRPLLALDGTFLKGRYIGTLFGAIGKDGDQGLFPVAFGIADSETDENWLWFLRKLSTILSSRPITFITDRHSGLLKGIPEVFPNGYHAYCLQHLKCNLRDKFKGRLSNGFRDRVVELFSYCAYAPSISDYEEAFKELCNVGGPKAKDFVESLPLDKWANAYFEGRRYGDMCSNPAESFNKWILEARHLPILNAIDTIRVKLMEQMCDRRQQSWKWNGIVCPEMDKKLVTSFNKGRSWTVAKASEDVFEVFSLPTVVVDVQRRTCTCCRWQLNGFPCVHAVTAIQKVGLQVSNYIDPFYTVEAFRLSYDSMINPIPTLGAPEVTKENRVVLPPKTRRPRGRPKVQRIRSKGEKVRQIRCGRCGKLGNHNRKRCKEPIE from the exons ATGGAATCTTCTATTGTTCTTCTGTGCAAATATGGTTCAAAAACTCTTGTCGTATCAGTTAGAAGAGATTTCTGCTTTGACGATGTTGTCCGTAGTCTGGTTAAGAAGTGGCCAAATTTGGAAACCTCTAGTTTTCAACTTTTGTATGCTGTAGGTGGACATGACAATTGCGTTCTAGATAATGATGCTGATTTTGTAAATATGTTCGCATTGGCTGGTGCGTATGGGGTTAGTTGCATTGATGTAGTTGTTGAAGTGCTTTCTTCTTGTGCTGATCATAATAATCGGAGTATTGTTGTTGAAAGTGTTGAATGTCGAAGAAGTTTTGAAGTTGGTCAAAGTAGTACTATGCATGAAGTAGAAGAAGATCCACTTGAGAGGTTTTGTCAGCACCACGAGACTGTCCGTCTTTCTGCTGGTTGGGCTAAGTTGATTACTCATGTTGGCCAAGAGTTTAGAGGCGGAGTAAAAGAATTTAGGGATTGTCTGGCAATGTATGCTATTGAAGTCGGATTTGTATATAAGTTTTTGAAGAATGACAAGACTAGAGTAACGGCGGaatgttcaaaaaaacataCAGAATCTGGTTGTCAATGGTTTATTCATGCAACCATTGAGAGATCTAACAGTTTCTTTTGTATTAGGGAGTTTGAGAAGAATCACAGTTGTGTTGGTGTTTTTGCTAGTTCGAAGAATCCTCGGATGAGTTCAAAGTTGGTTGCTAAACAGATTAGGGAGGAAGTTCGAACTAAGACAAACTATGCACCAATAGAAGCagtgaaattttttgagaagtaTTATGGGAGTAAAATCAGTTATCACCATGCTTGGTTTGGGGTTGAGAAGGCAGGTGATGAGCTGTATGGAGATTATGCATTGTCTTTTGACCTACTAAGGTGGTATGCTGAGGTAGCGAAGGAGAAAAACCCAGGAAGTGTTATTGATGTTGAGTATTGTGACAAAACTAATTGTTTTAGAAGGATTTTTGTAGCATTTGATGCGTGTATCAAAGGCTTCAATTACTGCCGTCCTTTGTTAGCGCTTGATGGGACTTTTTTGAAGGGGAGGTACATTGGAACCCTTTTCGGAGCTATAGGAAAAGATGGCGATCAAG gaCTGTTTCCAGTGGCTTTTGGCATTGCTGATTCTGAAACTGACGAGAATtggctttggtttttgagaaagTTGTCAACAATTCTGTCATCTCGTCCAATAACATTCATAACAGATCGTCATTCTGGGCTTTTGAAAGGTATTCCAGAGGTTTTTCCCAATGGATATCATGCGTATTGTTTGCAGCATCTGAAGTGTAATTTGAGGGACAAGTTTAAGGGCAGATTGTCTAATGGTTTTAGGGACAGAGTAGTCGAGTTGTTTTCTTATTGTGCGTATGCACCATCGATTTCTGATTATGAGGAAGCTTTTAAAGAACTGTGCAATGTTGGTGGTCCAAAAGCTAAGGATTTTGTTGAATCGTTGCCACTTGACAAGTGGGcaaatgcatattttgaagGTAGAAGATATGGGGACATGTGTTCAAATCCAGCTGAGTCTTTCAACAAATGGATTTTGGAAGCCCGTCATTTGCCAATTTTGAATGCAATTGACACGATAAGGGTTAAACTGATGGAGCAAATGTGTGATAGGAGGCAACAGTCATGGAAGTGGAATGGCATTGTGTGTCCTGAAATGGATAAGAAGTTGGTCACAAGTTTCAACAAAGGTCGGTCGTGGACTGTGGCAAAGGCAAGTGAAGATGTTTTTGAAGTGTTCTCCCTTCCGACAGTTGTAGTTGATGTTCAGAGACGGACGTGCACATGTTGTCGATGGCAGTTGAACGGTTTTCCTTGTGTGCATGCAGTGACGGCTATTCAAAAGGTTGGCCTCCAAGTTTCAAACTACATAGATCCTTTTTACACCGTTGAAGCTTTCCGATTGTCATATGATAGTATGATAAATCCTATTCCCACTCTCGGAGCTCCAGAAGTGACAAAAGAGAACCGTGTAGTTCTTCCTCCTAAGACAAGAAGGCCGCGGGGTAGACCTAAGGTTCAAAGAATTCGATCAAAGGGGGAGAAGGTGAGACAAATAAGGTGTGGGAGGTGTGGAAAGTTGGGAAACCACAATAGGAAGAGATGTAAAGAGCCAATTGAGTGA
- the LOC131311214 gene encoding uncharacterized protein LOC131311214, giving the protein MANQSPKKFLIDSKLEQLYNELHDRSLDYFRYLVFPMNSSGNKTNKNSPYHWTLLVYDMQEQEWKHYNSLKPRKKEKSGDPYLKDAAIVKDAVEKFMKQLEERRSSQPQFNLLTPIESIFKDGAQLRTVQEAPQQNIASVDCGPVVCYVIKKIAELEEIPQKIEKEDVSAFRVHLVHKILHDEPRSWTKETWQDKKLAHDFTSDQ; this is encoded by the exons ATGGCAAACCAGTCCCCCAAAAAGTTTCTCATTGATAGCAAACTTGAACAACTCTACAACGAATTACATGACAGGAGCTTAGATTACTTTCGGTACCTTGTTTTCCCGATGAACTCTTCAGGAAATAAGACGAACAAAAACAGTCCATATCATTGGACTCTGCTTGTTTATGATATGCAAGAGCAGGAATGGAAGCATTATAATTCATTGAAACcaagaaagaaggagaaatCAGGCGACCCTTACCTTAAAGATGCTGCAATAGTG aaagatgcTGTTGAGAAATTCATGAAGCAATTGGAAGAAAGAAGGAGTAGTCAGCCACAATTCAACTTGCTAACTCCCATAGAGTCAATCTTTAAAGATGGTGCTCAACTAAGAACAGTGCAAGAAGCACCACAACAGAATATTGCTTC GGTTGATTGTGGACCTGTTGTTTGTTATGTCATCAAAAAGATTGCAGAGCTTGAAGAAATACCAcaaaagattgaaaaagaagatgTTTCAGCTTTTAGAGTGCATTTGGTCCACAAGATTTTACATGATGAGCCAAGATCATGGACGAAAGAAACGTGGCAAGACAAAAAACTAGCTCACGATTTTACTTCTGATCAGTAG
- the LOC131309651 gene encoding uncharacterized protein LOC131309651: MDKKEKKNDKKKGLSPVKQKKNDNKEKDKKKNIQEEEVEDEDEEKEEEEEEQVHKPTKKEANQKSRCSPKTRGKQQKQQRQVAKRTAVKTQKKKGKKKVKKEVKEEVKPKPKQIQYRSSFQSFVKLLKDIKFTTLQKEKIRKTPFANLIFALVDESLTEAYLRKSDLHALSLIRRYEGSGGRFNLGTKSVKITAQEFALVFGIPYGPNRIKPTTKPRMPETRFANEICVRGGRIMTNSSLKEYFQKAVKKKDEESANDVARVLTLYLISTVFLPSTASRVSWNLIEFIEDLDRISSYDWATFFTDELIRQLNDNMETPASTGGCISGLLYWFCEHVKLVSQGDPTNFPRFVKWRLTDLSVGLANNPLDVLDPLIVNDSKLEATELEKEMLGFVEVPEDDHVKPEDGDDPDHDDANTELQKENEILREKIKRLTEENEQIKRLTEENEQKDATIAQLQKRISELQDETYEETVAELNFEVETAHVERDFFVKEVEHKEVEICSVLVENDIIAEKLERAEGTIDDIETHIITQQFKTSESVEEEEEEEEKEEECGPEHQMVPDEEVERTTIEAFTGELAENSPKPTKKKRKQVDPSSLVQNVKNETRIEKREDGFVYEDLKKVKKNKQEEMDDVIPKWKVEKTKLGKLLEEEDKALLNLFYDLNQGQVNEEVWTDNETTYTITFKSIIKLLDELDMGNEVIDGYTSMLKREQEVKQLMQGNSAFFTSTCWKCRFSHMFVFI; this comes from the exons ATGgacaagaaagagaagaagaatgacAAGAAAAAGGGACTTAGCCCTGTTAAACAGAAGAAAAACGACAATAaagagaaggacaaaaagaagaatatacaagaagaagaagtagaggaTGAGGAcgaggaaaaggaagaagaagaagaagaacaagttcACAAGCCAACGAAAAAGGAAGCCAATCAAAAATCTAG GTGTAGTCCAAAGACGCGCGGTAAGCAACAGAAGCAACAGAGGCAAGTGGCAAAAAGGACAGCAGTGAAGAcgcaaaagaaaaaggggaagaaaaaggtCAAGAAAGAGGTCAAGGAAGAGGTTAAACCTAAGCCTAAACAAATTCAGTACAG GTcgagttttcaaagttttgtgAAACTCTTGAAGGACATAAAGTTCACAACTCTCCAGAaagagaagataagaaaaacGCCATTTGCTAATCTTATATTTGCTCTGGTTGATGAGAGCTTGACTGAGGCGTACCTGAGGAAAAGCGACCTGCATGCTCTTTCACTGATAAGACGATATGAGGGATCGGGAGGGAGGTTCAACCTAGGAACTAAATCAGTCAAGATAACAGCACAAGAGTTTGCACTTGTATTCGGCATCCCGTATGGGCCCAACCGAATtaaaccaacaacaaaaccaaggATGCCAGAAACAAGGTTTGCTAATGAAATCTGTGTTCGAGGAGGTAGGATAATGACGAATTCAAGTCTGAAAGAATACTTCCAAAAAGCTGTGAAGAAAAAGGATGAAGAAAGTGCAAACGACGTAGCACGTGTGCTAACACTGTATCTTATCTCGACAGTGTTTCTCCCAAGCACAGCTTCAAGGGTGAGCTGGAATTTAATCGAGTTCATTGAAGACTTGGATAGGATCAGCTCCTATGACTGGGCAACATTCTTTACGGATGAGCTCATAAGGCAACTGAACGACAATATGGAAACACCGGCATCAACCGGGGGCTGCATATCAGGGCTCCTG TATTGGTTCTGTGAGCACGTGAAATTGGTAAGCCAAGGAGATCCAACAAACTTCCCGAGGTTCGTCAAGTGGAGGCTTACCGACCTTAGTGTTGGTTTGGCAAATAACCCGTTggatgttcttgatccgttAATCGTGAACGACTCAAAGTTGGAGGCAACGGAATTGGAGAAAGAGATGCTTGGATTTGTTGAGGTGCCGGAAGATGATCATGTGAAGCCAGAAGATGGTGATGACCCAGACCATGATGATGCAAATACAGagcttcaaaaagaaaatgaaatcctccgagaaaaaatcaaaaggttgacCGAGGAGAATGAGCAAATCAAAAGGTTGACCGAGGAGAATGAGCAAAAAGATGCTACAATTGCCCAGCTTCAGAAAAGAATTTCAGAGCTTCAAGACGAGACATATGAGGAAACAGTTGCTGAACTCAATTTTGAAGTGGAGACTGCTCATGTTGAGAGGgatttttttgtgaaagagGTTGAGCATAAGGAAGTTGAGATCTGCAGCGTGCTCGTAGAGAACGACATTATAGCTGAAAAGCTAGAAAGAGCAGAGGGAACCATTGACGACATAGAGACACATATTATTACCCAACAATTCAAG ACAAGTGAAAgtgtggaagaagaagaagaagaagaagaaaaagaagaagaatgtggtCCTGAGCATCAAATGGTACCGGATGAAGAAGTGGAAAGGACAACTATTGAAGCTTTCACGGGTGAACTAGCTGAAAACAGTCCAAAACCAaccaagaaaaagaggaaacagGTGGACCCTTCATCTCTTGTACAGAACGTGAAAAATGAGACAAGAATAGAGAAGAGGGAGGATGGTTTCGTCTATGAAGACCTAAAGAAGGTAAAGAAGAATAAACAGGAGGAGATGGATGATGTGATACCaaaatggaaagttgaaaaaacaaaattgggtaAATTGctggaagaagaagacaaagcgTTGCTGAATCTGTTTTATGACCTAAACCAGGGGCAAGTGAA TGAAGAAGTCTGGACAGACAACGAAACAACTTATACCATAACTTTCAAATCAATAATAAAGCTTTTGGATGAACTAGACATGGGGAACGAGGTAATAGACGGGTACACATCAATGCTGAAAAGGGAGCAGGAAGTTAAACAACTGATGCAAGGAAACAGTGCGTTCTTCACATCCACCTGCTGG AAATGCAGATTTTCACATATGTTTGTGTTTATCTAA